Proteins encoded by one window of Chryseobacterium foetidum:
- a CDS encoding bifunctional riboflavin kinase/FAD synthetase yields the protein MKVFKNFSDYQSQKPLALSLGMFDGVHLGHKSIIDELTKTGSEKNLDTAILTFWPHPRFVFNPNEDLKLLNTLEEKQILMEKYGVNNLFLKEFDEEFRNLTGEEFVRQILVEKLNVKYLIVGYDHVFGKNKSGNFELLQKLSKELGFEVEQMEAINIHENNISSTKIRNALLNGSIKDANEMLGYSYSVSGTVVHGKKLGRTIGYPTANIETETLKLLPKKGAYIVEVLVKGQQYKGMLSVGTNPTVNGEKLTVEVYILDFEGDIYEEKITVKFRDFLHEEIKFEGIEKLVERLDEDKRLTEDFVF from the coding sequence TTGAAAGTTTTCAAAAATTTTAGCGATTATCAGTCTCAGAAGCCGTTGGCGTTGTCTTTGGGAATGTTTGACGGGGTACATTTGGGGCATAAAAGCATTATTGACGAGCTCACCAAAACAGGTTCTGAAAAAAATCTTGATACAGCAATTCTCACGTTCTGGCCTCATCCGAGGTTTGTTTTCAATCCAAATGAAGATCTTAAACTTCTCAACACACTTGAGGAGAAACAGATTCTGATGGAAAAATACGGTGTAAACAATCTTTTTCTAAAAGAATTTGATGAAGAATTCCGAAATCTTACCGGAGAAGAATTTGTAAGACAGATTTTAGTTGAAAAATTAAATGTAAAATATTTAATTGTTGGCTATGATCATGTATTCGGAAAAAACAAAAGCGGAAACTTTGAATTGTTGCAGAAACTTTCAAAAGAATTAGGTTTTGAGGTCGAACAAATGGAAGCGATTAACATTCATGAAAATAACATCAGCTCTACAAAAATTCGGAATGCTTTGCTTAATGGTAGTATAAAAGATGCCAATGAAATGCTCGGTTATTCCTACTCTGTTTCCGGAACTGTGGTTCACGGGAAAAAACTGGGAAGAACAATCGGTTATCCAACTGCCAATATTGAAACAGAAACTCTGAAACTTTTACCTAAGAAAGGAGCTTACATCGTCGAAGTTTTGGTGAAGGGTCAACAGTACAAAGGAATGCTCAGCGTAGGTACCAACCCTACCGTTAATGGAGAAAAATTAACTGTGGAAGTGTATATTCTTGATTTTGAAGGGGATATTTATGAAGAAAAAATCACTGTGAAATTCAGGGATTTTCTTCATGAGGAAATCAAATTTGAAGGGATTGAAAAGTTGGTTGAGAGGTTGGATGAGGATAAGAGGCTGACGGAGGATTTTGTGTTTTAA
- a CDS encoding MmcQ/YjbR family DNA-binding protein, with protein sequence MDANEVLEYCLAKKGVSESFPFDNETLVLKVGGKMFLLMSLAKQPLQISVKTDPEWSEELREQHPQITGAYHMNKTHWNSVSIDGLNRELLLKLIDHSYDLVFQTLTSKIRNTIINA encoded by the coding sequence ATGGATGCCAACGAAGTTTTAGAATATTGTTTAGCCAAAAAGGGAGTAAGTGAAAGCTTTCCTTTTGATAATGAAACTTTGGTTTTAAAGGTAGGAGGTAAAATGTTTCTGCTGATGTCTCTTGCAAAACAGCCACTTCAGATCTCAGTAAAAACCGATCCCGAGTGGAGTGAGGAACTTCGCGAACAACATCCGCAAATCACAGGAGCCTATCATATGAATAAAACCCATTGGAATTCTGTATCAATTGATGGTTTAAACAGAGAATTGCTTTTAAAATTGATTGATCACTCGTATGATTTGGTGTTTCAGACTTTAACCAGTAAAATTCGAAATACTATTATTAATGCCTAA
- a CDS encoding M14 family zinc carboxypeptidase, with translation MNFEEFYKPNPDFPNRYIAPEKLFFHLQNNYSDLITEIGRSYLDQPIYCLSIGNGSVNIIAWSQMHGNESNATHAMLDLLFSLENKSEIKNTLLSQIKLDFIFMLNPDGSQRWTRLNAQELDLNRDFHANQSFELKYLKKVIAERSYDYALNLHEQRTIFTTDAIHPATLSFLAPSEDAERKITENRKKCMAVISEVNDALQQLIPNHVGRYSDEFYPTSTGDNFIKTGLPTILFEGGHFQDDYLRKETRKYYTVALYYALNSIAKLKGETLGWEKYFNIPENIESHYDLIYRNVKLNTDHECILDIAVQYKEMYEEGTDEITFVPYVAAVGDVKKRKGWKEFDCTGKKFISETKYPKLDEVVSFKIE, from the coding sequence ATGAATTTTGAAGAGTTTTACAAACCTAATCCTGACTTTCCAAACCGCTATATTGCTCCTGAAAAATTATTTTTTCACCTACAGAACAACTACAGCGATTTAATTACTGAGATCGGCAGATCATATCTTGACCAACCTATTTACTGCCTGAGTATAGGAAATGGTTCTGTGAATATTATTGCATGGTCGCAGATGCACGGAAACGAGTCGAATGCGACGCATGCGATGTTGGATTTGCTTTTTAGTCTGGAAAATAAAAGTGAAATAAAGAATACGCTGTTGAGTCAGATAAAACTCGATTTTATTTTCATGCTTAATCCGGACGGATCGCAGAGATGGACACGGTTAAACGCTCAGGAATTGGATCTGAACAGAGATTTCCATGCGAATCAGAGTTTTGAACTGAAGTATCTGAAAAAAGTTATTGCTGAAAGAAGCTATGATTATGCGCTTAATCTTCATGAGCAGCGGACAATTTTTACAACAGATGCCATCCACCCCGCAACGCTTTCGTTTCTGGCGCCATCCGAAGACGCAGAAAGGAAGATAACTGAAAACAGAAAGAAATGTATGGCGGTCATCTCGGAAGTCAACGATGCGTTGCAACAGCTTATTCCGAATCATGTCGGGCGGTATTCTGATGAGTTTTATCCCACTTCAACCGGAGATAATTTTATTAAAACAGGCTTGCCCACAATACTTTTCGAAGGCGGACATTTTCAGGATGATTATCTGAGGAAGGAAACAAGAAAATACTATACAGTAGCTCTGTATTATGCCTTAAATTCGATCGCAAAGTTAAAAGGAGAGACGTTAGGCTGGGAAAAGTATTTTAATATTCCTGAGAACATAGAATCGCATTACGATCTTATTTACAGAAACGTAAAGCTGAATACAGACCACGAATGTATTTTGGATATCGCCGTTCAGTATAAGGAAATGTATGAGGAAGGAACTGATGAAATCACTTTTGTTCCGTATGTCGCAGCAGTTGGCGATGTGAAAAAGAGAAAAGGTTGGAAAGAGTTCGACTGTACAGGAAAGAAATTTATTTCAGAAACCAAATATCCAAAATTAGACGAAGTCGTAAGCTTCAAAATTGAATAA
- a CDS encoding B12-binding domain-containing radical SAM protein, which translates to MKDLLLITPPFTQLNTPYPATAYIKGFLNTKNISSYQTDLGIEVILELFSKNGLTKIFSEEILIQSFSENSQRIFSLKDEYIKTIDQVISFLQGKTPTLARQICSMNFLPEASRFNQLDDMEFAFGNMGLQDKAKHLSTLYLEDLSDYIVEAVDSDFGFSRYAERLGKSANSFDELYAKISGEKTFIDEITLGILDEKLKLVEPKLVCFSIPFPGNLYSAFRCAKLIKEKYPHIKTAMGGGFPNTELREIKDKRVFEFFDFITLDDGEVPLELLCENLNKTENLEFKRTFLIENEEVIYKNNSKRHDYKQADIGTPDYTDLQLDQYISVIEIANPMHSLWSDGRWNKLTMAHGCYWGKCTFCDISLDYIKIYEPISAKILVDRMDELVAQTGETGFHFVDEAAPPALMREVALEILRRNLVVTWWTNIRFEKSFTRDLCFLLKLSGCVAVSGGLEVASDRLLKLIDKGISVEQVAKVTRNFTEAGVMIHAYLMYGYPTQTVQETVDSLEMVRQLFEMGILQSAFWHQFAMTAHSPVGLNPEEFGVTPIKQEILFANNDIDFTDKTGIDHGKFSFGLKKSLFNYMHGINFEIPLQDWFDFKIPGTTVHPDYIHDCLLEEEDFKFKGNSKILFLAKNVIAENRLKKKKQTEYPYTKITVHLKTNVVSIDLEPDHAEWLMKMMQENYVDQSQKISLQQLKNQFEENFEDFELFWFSKPIQQLKENGVILSL; encoded by the coding sequence TTGAAAGATCTGCTTCTCATAACTCCGCCTTTTACGCAACTCAATACTCCCTATCCTGCCACAGCTTATATTAAAGGTTTTTTAAATACGAAAAACATTTCGAGCTATCAAACAGATTTGGGTATTGAGGTAATTCTGGAATTATTTTCGAAAAATGGTCTGACAAAAATATTCAGTGAGGAAATTTTAATTCAGTCTTTTTCAGAAAATTCACAGCGGATTTTCAGTTTAAAAGATGAATATATCAAAACCATCGATCAGGTTATTTCTTTTCTTCAGGGAAAAACTCCGACCTTGGCAAGACAGATCTGTTCAATGAATTTTTTACCGGAAGCTTCAAGATTCAATCAACTGGATGATATGGAATTTGCCTTTGGAAATATGGGACTTCAAGACAAGGCTAAACATCTGTCAACATTATATTTAGAAGATTTATCTGATTATATAGTTGAAGCCGTCGATTCTGATTTTGGTTTCAGTAGATACGCTGAAAGATTGGGTAAATCTGCCAATTCTTTTGATGAATTGTATGCTAAAATTTCAGGAGAAAAAACTTTTATCGACGAAATTACTTTAGGAATTTTAGATGAAAAACTGAAATTAGTTGAACCAAAATTAGTCTGTTTTTCCATTCCCTTTCCTGGAAATTTATACTCTGCTTTTCGGTGTGCAAAATTAATTAAAGAAAAATATCCTCACATCAAAACTGCGATGGGCGGTGGTTTTCCGAATACGGAACTGAGGGAAATAAAAGACAAAAGAGTTTTTGAATTTTTCGATTTCATCACTTTAGATGATGGTGAAGTTCCTTTGGAATTGCTCTGCGAAAATTTAAATAAAACAGAAAATTTAGAATTCAAACGAACTTTCCTGATTGAAAATGAGGAAGTTATCTATAAAAACAATTCCAAACGTCACGATTACAAACAGGCAGACATCGGAACTCCCGATTACACTGATTTACAGTTAGATCAATACATTTCTGTGATTGAAATTGCCAATCCAATGCACAGTTTGTGGAGCGACGGAAGATGGAATAAGCTCACGATGGCTCATGGCTGTTATTGGGGAAAATGTACTTTTTGCGATATTTCTTTGGATTATATCAAAATTTACGAACCCATTTCTGCCAAAATTCTGGTTGACAGAATGGATGAACTTGTTGCCCAAACCGGAGAAACGGGATTTCATTTTGTAGATGAAGCCGCTCCACCAGCTTTAATGCGTGAAGTTGCTTTGGAAATTTTAAGAAGAAACCTTGTCGTAACTTGGTGGACCAATATTCGTTTTGAAAAAAGTTTTACCCGCGATTTATGTTTTTTATTAAAACTTTCAGGTTGTGTTGCTGTTTCAGGTGGCCTTGAAGTCGCAAGTGACAGACTTTTAAAATTGATCGACAAAGGAATTTCTGTAGAACAGGTTGCCAAAGTAACAAGAAATTTCACAGAAGCCGGAGTTATGATTCATGCTTATCTGATGTATGGCTACCCGACTCAGACGGTTCAGGAAACGGTGGATTCTTTGGAAATGGTTCGTCAGCTTTTTGAGATGGGTATTCTGCAAAGTGCTTTTTGGCATCAGTTTGCGATGACAGCGCATTCGCCGGTTGGACTCAATCCCGAAGAATTTGGAGTGACACCAATAAAACAGGAAATTTTATTTGCCAACAACGATATCGATTTCACAGACAAAACCGGAATCGATCATGGCAAATTCAGTTTTGGACTAAAAAAATCTCTTTTCAATTACATGCACGGAATTAATTTTGAAATTCCTCTGCAGGATTGGTTTGATTTTAAAATTCCAGGAACAACGGTTCATCCCGATTATATTCATGATTGTTTGCTGGAGGAAGAGGATTTTAAATTTAAAGGCAATTCAAAAATATTATTTTTGGCGAAAAATGTAATCGCTGAGAATCGTTTAAAAAAGAAAAAACAAACTGAATATCCGTACACAAAAATTACAGTCCATCTAAAAACAAATGTTGTGAGCATCGATCTGGAGCCTGATCACGCAGAATGGCTGATGAAAATGATGCAGGAAAATTATGTGGATCAGTCGCAAAAGATTTCACTTCAGCAACTTAAAAATCAGTTTGAAGAAAATTTTGAAGACTTTGAATTATTTTGGTTTTCAAAACCGATTCAGCAGCTGAAAGAGAATGGTGTGATCTTGAGTTTGTAA
- a CDS encoding DUF4920 domain-containing protein encodes MKIKSLILFLAVSASTFAFAQESPKAGPPAGNAIVGDTYGSTVAAQSESKAINVDKLGKKLKKEKKIEKVAVKGTVTDVCQKKGCWLTIKTEDNSEFFVKMKDYAFFVPTALKGKNVVMDGTAEVKTISVDEQKHYATDAKKSQSEIDAITKPKEEIRFVATGIKVVN; translated from the coding sequence ATGAAAATTAAATCATTAATATTATTTCTGGCGGTAAGCGCATCTACTTTTGCCTTTGCACAGGAATCTCCGAAAGCTGGTCCACCAGCAGGAAACGCAATTGTGGGAGATACTTACGGATCAACTGTTGCAGCACAATCTGAATCTAAAGCAATAAACGTTGACAAGCTTGGAAAAAAGCTTAAAAAAGAAAAGAAAATTGAAAAAGTTGCTGTAAAAGGAACTGTAACTGATGTTTGCCAAAAAAAAGGATGTTGGTTAACAATTAAAACTGAAGACAATTCTGAATTTTTTGTTAAAATGAAAGATTACGCATTCTTCGTTCCAACCGCTTTGAAAGGTAAAAACGTAGTGATGGACGGAACTGCAGAGGTAAAAACAATCTCAGTAGACGAGCAGAAACACTATGCTACGGACGCTAAAAAATCTCAGTCTGAAATCGACGCGATTACAAAGCCGAAAGAAGAAATCAGATTTGTCGCTACAGGAATTAAAGTAGTGAACTAA
- a CDS encoding FoF1 ATP synthase subunit delta/epsilon — translation MNIKILTPEHVVFEGEVNSVLLPGKNGEFHIMKNHAGIVSSLVGGKVKLFTQSVDEAFAKNLTKENDKDSIFSFPIKSGVVEFNHNKGIILCE, via the coding sequence ATGAATATAAAAATTTTAACACCGGAACACGTAGTTTTTGAAGGAGAGGTAAATTCAGTTTTGCTTCCAGGGAAAAATGGTGAATTTCATATTATGAAAAATCACGCAGGAATCGTTTCTTCACTCGTTGGTGGTAAAGTGAAACTTTTTACACAGTCTGTGGACGAAGCTTTTGCAAAAAACCTTACCAAGGAAAATGATAAAGATTCTATTTTTTCTTTCCCGATCAAAAGCGGTGTTGTAGAGTTTAATCATAACAAAGGAATCATCCTTTGCGAATAA
- the atpD gene encoding F0F1 ATP synthase subunit beta, translated as MANQIKGKISQIIGPVIDVVFSNVEAVPSIYDALEITKQNGEKVVLEVEQHIGEDTVRCIAMDATDGLQRGQEVIGYGNPITMPIGDAVNGRLFNVVGDAIDGLQNISKEGGLPIHRPAPKFDQLSTSAEVLFTGIKVIDLVEPYAKGGKIGLFGGAGVGKTVLIQELINNIAKGHGGLSVFAGVGERTREGNDLLREMLESGIIKYGDDFMHSMENGGWDLSKVDLEAMKESKAAFVFGQMNEPPGARARVALSGLTLAEYYRDGGETGQGRDVLFFVDNIFRFTQAGSEVSALLGRMPSAVGYQPTLASEMGAMQERITSTKNGSITSVQAVYVPADDLTDPAPATTFAHLDATTVLDRKIASLGIYPAVDPLASTSRILAPEIIGAEHYDCAQRVKEILQRYKALQDIIAILGMEELSEEDKSVVYRARKVQRFLSQPFHVAEQFTGIPGSLVDIKDTIKGFNMIMDGELDHLPEAAFNLKGTIEEAIEAGEKMLADNA; from the coding sequence ATGGCAAACCAAATAAAAGGTAAAATTTCTCAAATTATTGGTCCGGTAATCGACGTTGTGTTTTCAAACGTAGAAGCAGTACCAAGCATTTATGATGCACTGGAAATTACAAAACAAAACGGTGAAAAAGTAGTATTAGAAGTTGAGCAGCACATTGGCGAAGATACGGTAAGATGTATCGCTATGGATGCTACAGACGGTCTTCAGAGAGGTCAGGAAGTAATCGGATACGGTAATCCTATTACAATGCCGATCGGTGATGCTGTGAACGGAAGACTTTTCAACGTTGTGGGTGATGCTATCGACGGACTTCAGAATATTTCTAAGGAAGGTGGTCTTCCTATTCACAGACCAGCTCCGAAATTTGATCAACTTTCAACTTCTGCAGAAGTTTTATTCACAGGTATTAAAGTAATCGACTTGGTTGAGCCTTACGCAAAGGGAGGTAAAATCGGATTGTTCGGTGGTGCAGGTGTAGGTAAAACGGTATTGATTCAGGAGTTGATTAACAATATTGCAAAAGGACACGGTGGTCTTTCTGTTTTTGCCGGTGTAGGTGAAAGAACGAGAGAAGGAAATGACCTTTTGAGAGAGATGCTTGAATCTGGTATTATTAAATACGGTGACGATTTCATGCATTCTATGGAAAACGGTGGATGGGATCTTTCTAAAGTAGATCTGGAAGCTATGAAAGAATCTAAAGCTGCATTCGTTTTCGGACAGATGAACGAGCCGCCAGGAGCAAGAGCGAGAGTAGCACTTTCCGGTCTTACTTTAGCTGAATATTACAGAGACGGTGGTGAAACAGGACAGGGTAGAGACGTACTTTTCTTCGTTGACAACATCTTCCGTTTTACACAGGCTGGTTCTGAGGTATCTGCACTTTTGGGTCGTATGCCTTCTGCGGTAGGTTACCAACCAACTTTGGCATCTGAAATGGGTGCGATGCAGGAAAGAATTACTTCAACTAAAAACGGTTCAATTACTTCAGTACAGGCGGTTTACGTACCTGCGGATGACTTAACTGACCCTGCTCCTGCTACAACATTTGCTCACCTGGATGCAACAACTGTATTGGATAGAAAAATTGCTTCATTGGGTATTTACCCTGCGGTAGATCCATTGGCTTCTACTTCAAGAATCCTGGCTCCGGAAATCATTGGTGCAGAACATTATGACTGTGCTCAGCGAGTAAAAGAAATTCTTCAGAGATACAAAGCGCTTCAGGATATTATCGCAATTCTTGGTATGGAAGAACTTTCTGAAGAAGATAAATCTGTAGTTTACCGTGCAAGAAAAGTTCAGAGATTCCTTTCTCAGCCTTTCCACGTTGCAGAACAGTTTACAGGTATCCCAGGATCTTTGGTAGACATCAAAGATACCATCAAAGGATTCAACATGATTATGGATGGTGAATTAGATCACTTACCGGAAGCTGCTTTCAACCTGAAAGGAACTATCGAGGAGGCAATCGAAGCCGGAGAAAAAATGTTGGCAGACAACGCTTAA
- a CDS encoding transglutaminase domain-containing protein produces the protein MRKIFISAVFFLSANALAQTKEQTKTWELILENKRLDARNFYDKNLKKDQLKDFENLFLDALIDEEMGEIVFDDSFVRKLISMNTDQEYFYPITHRKFVFGESDGSFDDYSYSRIDLLADAPVYRDMTPVLEVKSTLDRIRKKSQEADHSIKRMGRIDKWQFAGVFENLNGSGLYNEYEPEQYAKNDKLFNADSFGNVGWYNRRFPSNDGFEFFMNEMEYGRGIVYSQSFIENPAERRMFLEVDTNTEFRMFLNDTEILSSTSDGYTNLGSHIVEVNMPKGMNRLLLKFDAKDTKNAFMVVPMDSQYQKISDLKYFDVYQAYQKSTLIQLQPKELPLRFESFLKDKIKENPKSFFYKYLLASGYLNNFQNEQAKELIEVFAKSYPKSSLVQGLMSKYYDNINDAEKVSEIFKNIELDDSEYFLIPFLKMMDRDIYESTPIEDIKKYKGILAKTKAKNMAEFFDVLIAMRNRDMATAQIHIANLKKSFANNEKLFTVFTALEDSEKKDQSPTIKKFEDALAIKNSPEIMNTLYSYYEKANRVEDQKKIIKKYIELYPSLNSIRRQYISLIDEDAQNPELMKEIDNALGNFPHSYSLLAAKAEILAKQNNKAEAVKFAKLSLSHNTQNDQMHQLIRDLDNTPDAMDQVAIKDLYKLVAERRNKGKKGKKGVTTLLDEYIVYVYPEGGIKKRSTYAYEITSEKGIEEIKEYYIDYYDKLLKSEIVKSNGSIIPAEKSGDQIVFTGLAVGDVVLIQKENIERNNGRFNKDFNVSSYFNSEYPVTESIFTVITPENMNYQFKSMNREIPSTKKKIGNKAFQTWKLNDLAEVDLDEYFSPGFYDVTISVTANSIKTWQEISNWYADVAKKSLVSDKIVDRAFNEIFPNGISKMNETEKAEKIYNYIEKNVTYSSVDFRQSGQIPQKPSKTLVTKLGDCKDLSTLFVILGNKAGLKSNLVLVQTNNYSPQRLLLPNLSFNHCIVKVKLDDKDTYLEMTDKYLPFNAAVLSNYKAKALLVDIEKSGAQNKDLIEISMENNTKNLFRIMSEVNVNGDEQNFLTKQYVMGETKSFYNNFFQDEQTDDYRKKNVEEDLGSVLDKMISVKSVKLIDGKDLSAKPLAYEVQFSINDKPQSVGSLKIMKIPFVSKPFTKDIVATENRNTDILYTKYEKQHEYNEEIYVNIPENMKFIEIPENKSLAYQNFRYAINYELQKNNKLKISRTATTPWDNIKKEQYPEFKKFVEDAINAENQILGYK, from the coding sequence ATGAGAAAAATATTTATTTCTGCAGTTTTCTTCTTGTCTGCAAACGCACTTGCGCAAACAAAGGAGCAGACTAAAACATGGGAGCTGATTCTTGAGAATAAAAGACTGGATGCCAGAAATTTTTACGACAAAAATCTAAAAAAAGATCAGTTGAAAGATTTTGAAAATCTATTTCTTGATGCATTAATTGATGAAGAAATGGGAGAGATTGTTTTTGATGATTCATTTGTCAGAAAATTAATTTCTATGAATACAGATCAGGAATATTTTTACCCTATTACACACCGCAAATTTGTTTTTGGTGAAAGTGACGGCTCATTTGATGATTACTCCTATTCCCGTATCGATCTTCTTGCAGACGCTCCTGTGTATAGAGATATGACACCCGTTCTTGAGGTAAAATCCACGTTAGACAGAATCAGAAAAAAATCTCAGGAAGCTGATCACTCTATAAAAAGAATGGGTCGCATAGACAAATGGCAGTTTGCAGGAGTTTTTGAAAACCTGAATGGCAGCGGACTTTATAATGAATATGAACCTGAGCAATATGCTAAAAATGACAAGCTTTTTAATGCAGACAGCTTCGGAAATGTGGGATGGTACAACAGAAGATTTCCTTCCAATGATGGCTTTGAATTTTTTATGAATGAAATGGAATATGGAAGAGGAATTGTCTATTCACAATCATTTATTGAAAATCCTGCTGAGAGAAGAATGTTTTTGGAGGTAGACACCAATACAGAATTCAGAATGTTTCTTAATGACACAGAAATTTTATCGAGCACAAGTGATGGCTATACAAATTTGGGATCACACATCGTAGAGGTAAATATGCCAAAAGGTATGAACAGATTGCTGCTGAAATTTGATGCAAAGGATACAAAAAATGCTTTCATGGTAGTTCCAATGGATAGTCAGTATCAGAAAATTTCAGATCTGAAGTACTTTGATGTTTATCAGGCTTATCAGAAGTCAACTCTCATCCAATTACAGCCTAAAGAATTACCGTTGCGTTTTGAATCTTTTTTAAAAGATAAAATTAAAGAGAACCCAAAAAGTTTTTTTTATAAATATTTGCTTGCCTCAGGATATCTGAACAATTTTCAGAACGAACAGGCAAAAGAGTTGATTGAAGTTTTTGCGAAATCATATCCAAAGTCTTCACTTGTGCAAGGTTTGATGTCTAAGTATTATGATAATATCAACGATGCTGAAAAAGTTTCAGAAATATTCAAAAATATTGAACTTGATGATTCAGAGTATTTTCTGATTCCTTTTCTTAAAATGATGGATCGGGATATTTATGAAAGTACACCGATTGAAGATATTAAGAAATATAAAGGAATTCTTGCCAAAACGAAAGCAAAAAACATGGCGGAGTTTTTTGATGTGCTTATCGCGATGAGAAACAGAGATATGGCAACCGCACAGATTCATATCGCAAACCTTAAAAAGAGTTTTGCCAATAACGAAAAACTTTTTACAGTTTTTACGGCACTTGAAGATTCGGAGAAAAAAGATCAGAGCCCGACTATAAAAAAGTTTGAGGATGCTCTTGCAATTAAAAACAGTCCGGAGATCATGAACACGCTGTATTCGTATTACGAGAAAGCCAATAGAGTTGAAGATCAGAAGAAAATTATCAAAAAATATATTGAGCTTTACCCTTCACTTAATTCAATAAGACGTCAGTACATCAGTCTCATAGATGAAGATGCACAGAATCCTGAACTGATGAAGGAGATTGATAATGCTTTAGGGAATTTCCCTCATTCCTATTCCCTGCTTGCTGCAAAGGCAGAAATTCTTGCCAAGCAAAATAATAAAGCTGAAGCAGTGAAATTTGCAAAACTTTCCCTTTCCCATAACACACAAAATGACCAGATGCATCAGTTGATACGCGATCTGGATAATACTCCGGATGCAATGGATCAGGTGGCAATTAAGGATCTGTATAAATTGGTTGCTGAGCGCAGAAATAAGGGCAAAAAAGGTAAGAAAGGTGTGACAACTCTGCTCGATGAGTATATCGTATATGTATATCCTGAAGGCGGAATTAAAAAAAGAAGCACTTATGCTTACGAGATTACTTCAGAGAAAGGTATTGAAGAAATTAAAGAATACTACATCGATTATTATGACAAACTGCTCAAGTCTGAAATCGTAAAATCAAACGGAAGCATCATTCCGGCGGAAAAGTCGGGAGATCAGATTGTTTTTACCGGTCTTGCAGTAGGCGACGTTGTTCTGATTCAGAAAGAAAATATTGAAAGGAATAATGGCAGATTTAATAAAGATTTTAATGTAAGCTCTTATTTCAACTCAGAATATCCGGTTACAGAATCAATTTTTACTGTAATTACTCCCGAGAACATGAATTATCAGTTTAAAAGCATGAATCGTGAGATACCATCCACTAAGAAGAAGATTGGCAATAAAGCATTTCAGACCTGGAAGCTGAACGATCTTGCTGAAGTTGATTTGGATGAGTATTTCAGCCCTGGGTTTTATGATGTAACCATTTCAGTCACGGCAAATTCGATTAAAACATGGCAGGAAATCTCGAATTGGTATGCGGATGTTGCCAAAAAAAGCCTAGTTTCTGATAAAATTGTTGATAGAGCTTTTAACGAAATCTTCCCAAACGGAATTTCGAAAATGAATGAAACTGAAAAAGCTGAGAAAATTTATAATTATATAGAGAAAAATGTAACATACAGTTCAGTAGATTTCCGTCAAAGTGGCCAGATTCCACAGAAGCCATCAAAAACTTTGGTGACTAAATTGGGTGACTGCAAAGATTTGTCTACACTATTTGTAATACTGGGAAATAAGGCTGGTTTAAAATCAAATCTGGTGCTCGTGCAGACCAACAATTATTCTCCACAGAGATTACTTTTGCCTAACCTGAGTTTCAATCACTGCATTGTGAAAGTTAAGCTGGATGATAAGGATACATATCTGGAGATGACCGATAAATATTTACCGTTTAATGCGGCGGTTCTGTCAAACTACAAAGCGAAGGCTCTTCTTGTTGATATTGAAAAATCAGGCGCTCAAAATAAAGATTTAATTGAAATTTCTATGGAAAACAATACTAAAAATCTTTTCAGAATAATGAGCGAAGTAAACGTAAACGGCGATGAACAGAACTTTTTGACGAAGCAATATGTAATGGGTGAGACTAAAAGTTTTTACAATAATTTTTTCCAGGATGAGCAGACAGACGACTACAGAAAGAAAAATGTAGAAGAGGATCTCGGTTCAGTCTTGGACAAAATGATCAGTGTAAAATCAGTGAAATTAATTGACGGAAAAGATCTTTCTGCGAAGCCGCTTGCTTACGAGGTACAGTTTAGTATCAATGACAAACCACAATCTGTAGGAAGTTTAAAAATTATGAAAATACCTTTTGTATCAAAACCTTTCACCAAAGATATTGTAGCTACCGAAAACAGAAACACAGATATTCTATACACAAAATATGAGAAGCAACACGAGTACAATGAAGAAATATATGTGAATATTCCCGAAAACATGAAGTTCATTGAAATTCCTGAAAATAAATCTTTAGCTTATCAAAACTTCAGATATGCTATCAATTATGAGTTGCAGAAAAACAATAAGTTAAAGATTTCCAGAACCGCAACTACACCTTGGGACAATATTAAAAAAGAACAGTATCCTGAATTTAAAAAGTTTGTAGAAGATGCAATTAATGCAGAAAATCAAATATTAGGATATAAATAA